One segment of Caldanaerobius polysaccharolyticus DSM 13641 DNA contains the following:
- a CDS encoding glycoside hydrolase family 27 protein — protein sequence MGWNSWDCYGASVTEEEVRGNAEYMAKYLKPYGWEYVVVDIQWYEPGARDSIYRPFVPLQMDEYSRLIPAVNRFPSSANGKGFKPLADYIHSLGLKFGIHIMRGIPRQAVHANTPIYGTKVRAREIAHINSICPWNTDMYGVDPTKEGAQQYYDSLFQLYAEWGVDYVKVDDIAYSNIGYERYHAGEVELIRNAIDNCGREMVLSLSPGPALLEYADHLKQHANMWRISGDFWDRWEDLLDAFEKCNQWSKHVGPGHWPDADMLPIGHIGIRSREHGFGDRWTRFTKDEQITLMTLWCIFRSPLMVGCELRDNDEWTLSLLTNSEVLRVLKHSHSGRQLFRYGQYIAWMAIDEDGSYYLAVFNTGPIKSRVEIQLSKMELPSGDYIMRDLWAHEDMGIVNRTVVLDIPSHGARLVKLTKKEER from the coding sequence ATGGGTTGGAATAGCTGGGACTGTTATGGAGCTAGTGTAACAGAGGAGGAGGTAAGAGGGAATGCTGAATACATGGCGAAATATTTAAAACCGTATGGTTGGGAATATGTAGTTGTAGACATTCAATGGTATGAACCTGGAGCAAGAGATTCCATATACAGGCCTTTTGTTCCATTACAAATGGATGAGTATTCGCGTCTGATACCTGCGGTTAACCGTTTCCCATCTTCAGCAAATGGGAAGGGTTTTAAACCTTTGGCTGATTATATACATAGCCTTGGTTTAAAATTTGGTATACATATTATGAGAGGTATTCCGCGACAAGCGGTCCATGCTAATACACCAATATATGGCACTAAAGTAAGGGCAAGAGAAATTGCACATATAAATTCTATATGTCCTTGGAATACAGATATGTATGGAGTCGATCCGACTAAGGAAGGTGCACAACAGTATTATGATTCTCTTTTCCAACTATATGCTGAATGGGGAGTAGACTATGTCAAAGTTGATGATATTGCTTATTCTAATATAGGATATGAACGCTATCATGCTGGTGAAGTTGAATTAATTCGAAATGCGATAGATAATTGCGGTAGAGAAATGGTATTAAGCTTGTCTCCGGGTCCGGCGTTGCTAGAATATGCTGATCATTTAAAACAACACGCAAATATGTGGAGAATTTCAGGGGATTTTTGGGATAGATGGGAGGATCTACTCGACGCATTTGAAAAATGTAATCAGTGGAGTAAACATGTGGGACCGGGACATTGGCCAGATGCAGATATGTTGCCAATAGGTCATATAGGCATTCGTTCACGGGAACATGGTTTTGGAGATCGCTGGACTCGTTTTACGAAAGACGAACAAATAACCTTAATGACACTTTGGTGTATTTTCCGCTCTCCCCTCATGGTTGGTTGTGAATTAAGAGATAATGATGAGTGGACGCTTTCGCTACTGACCAATTCTGAAGTATTGAGGGTACTGAAACATTCTCATTCTGGCCGCCAATTGTTCCGCTATGGACAGTATATTGCATGGATGGCTATAGATGAGGATGGTAGTTATTACCTTGCTGTTTTTAATACGGGACCAATAAAAAGCCGTGTGGAAATACAGTTAAGCAAGATGGAATTACCATCAGGAGATTACATAATGAGAGATTTATGGGCGCATGAGGATATGGGGATAGTAAATAGAACAGTAGTTCTGGATATTCCCTCGCATGGGGCAAGATTGGTTAAATTGACTAAAAAGGAGGAGAGATAA
- a CDS encoding ABC transporter permease, whose protein sequence is MYLKSEMGNPKSNVIVMPKKASFINSIKRDYQLWLMILPAIVVIFIFNYIPMYGIQLAFRDFDFSKGLTGGKWEGLMYFKMFTDSYLFWTLIRNTLAITVTSILVGFPAPIFLALLLNQIKNSRIKMTMQTTVYLPHFISTVVMVGILVVLLSPNSGIISHLLKAVGLGKVDLLGSTSAFVPVYVGSDIWQHAGWNSIIYLAALSSVDPQLYDACKIDGANKWQTIWYVDIPALVPTIVILFILSMGGILNTGFEKVFLMQNSLNLPVSEVIATYVYKIGIISNQYSYSSAIGLFNNVINFLFLICTNAIARKLADISLW, encoded by the coding sequence ATGTATTTGAAATCTGAAATGGGTAATCCTAAAAGCAATGTTATAGTAATGCCTAAAAAAGCAAGTTTCATTAATAGTATAAAACGTGATTATCAGTTATGGTTAATGATATTGCCAGCCATTGTTGTAATTTTTATATTCAATTATATACCTATGTATGGTATACAATTGGCTTTCAGGGATTTTGATTTTTCTAAAGGTTTAACCGGAGGTAAATGGGAAGGGCTCATGTATTTTAAGATGTTTACTGATTCTTATCTATTTTGGACTTTGATAAGAAACACTCTTGCAATAACTGTTACTTCAATATTAGTAGGTTTCCCAGCTCCGATATTTTTGGCGCTGCTCTTAAATCAGATTAAAAATTCCCGGATTAAAATGACTATGCAGACAACGGTATACTTACCTCATTTTATTTCCACTGTTGTTATGGTAGGTATATTGGTTGTTCTTTTATCTCCGAATAGCGGTATTATCAGTCATTTATTGAAAGCAGTGGGATTGGGTAAGGTAGATCTTTTAGGATCTACGTCTGCTTTTGTACCGGTATATGTTGGCTCAGACATATGGCAGCATGCTGGATGGAACAGTATTATTTATCTGGCGGCACTTTCCTCAGTTGATCCACAACTTTACGATGCGTGTAAAATTGACGGCGCAAATAAGTGGCAGACTATTTGGTATGTTGATATTCCTGCTCTTGTTCCAACTATTGTGATACTTTTTATTCTTAGCATGGGAGGTATTTTAAATACGGGCTTTGAAAAAGTATTCTTGATGCAAAACAGTTTAAATCTTCCTGTTTCCGAAGTTATAGCCACTTATGTATATAAGATAGGAATTATTTCCAACCAATACAGTTATTCATCGGCGATTGGGTTATTTAACAATGTTATTAACTTTTTGTTCCTTATTTGCACAAATGCCATTGCAAGAAAGTTGGCAGATATCAGTCTATGGTAA
- a CDS encoding glycoside hydrolase family 127 protein codes for MNNAAKFQAKPVSLKQVKINEGFWWNYVKLIKDVVIPYQWDVLNDRVPGVEPSHAIRNFRIAAGEIQGEFAGMVFQDSDVYKWLEAVSYSLVVYPDPELEKTADEVIDLIARAQQNDGYLDTYFIIKEPDKKWTNLRDCHELYCAGHLIEAAVAYYEATGKRKLLDVACRLADHIDSVFGPEPSKKKGYPGHEEIELALVKLYRVTGEERYLKLSKYFIDERGKKPLYFEIEAQARGNKNFYSMWDELGPSYFQVHLPVREQTSAEGHAVRAVYLCSGMADVAVESGDESLIQACKKLWDNITTKRMYITGGIGSMSIGEAFTFDYDLPNDTAYAETCAAVGLVFFAHRMLQIDPDRRYADIMERALYNSVISGMSLDGKKFFYVNPLEVWPEACEKNKVKAHVKYTRQPWFGCACCPPNVARLLTSLGKYIYSTGENELYIHLYVDSEVQAKITEKEVKVKQQTQYPWDGKIAIDICAEREAEFTLLLRIPGWCKDAKVRVNGEEIEIGAMNKGYVSIKRRWGKDRVELLLSMPVLKMRANPNVREDEGRVAVQRGPVVYCLEEVDNGSNLNNIVLPKGSKFEVEYEKDLLNGVCVIKAEAEREDYGPWGEELYEADVNVTYKPVSIKFIPYFAWANRAPGEMMVWVREK; via the coding sequence ATGAATAATGCTGCAAAATTTCAAGCAAAGCCCGTTTCGCTAAAGCAGGTAAAAATTAACGAGGGCTTCTGGTGGAATTATGTAAAATTAATTAAAGACGTGGTGATACCCTATCAATGGGACGTGCTAAACGATCGCGTACCTGGTGTAGAACCCAGTCACGCTATTAGAAATTTCCGCATTGCAGCAGGTGAAATCCAGGGCGAATTTGCCGGAATGGTATTTCAGGATAGCGACGTATATAAGTGGCTAGAAGCAGTAAGCTATAGCCTTGTCGTTTATCCTGATCCTGAACTGGAGAAAACCGCTGATGAAGTGATAGATTTAATTGCCAGAGCTCAGCAGAACGATGGGTATTTAGATACGTACTTTATCATAAAAGAGCCTGATAAAAAATGGACAAATCTGAGGGACTGCCATGAACTTTACTGCGCCGGGCACTTGATAGAGGCTGCTGTGGCTTATTACGAGGCAACAGGTAAGAGAAAGCTGCTGGATGTGGCATGTCGGCTTGCCGATCATATAGACTCTGTCTTTGGGCCGGAGCCGAGCAAGAAAAAAGGATATCCCGGTCATGAAGAAATAGAGCTGGCATTAGTTAAGCTCTACAGAGTTACTGGCGAAGAGAGGTATTTAAAGCTGAGTAAGTACTTTATTGATGAGCGAGGTAAAAAGCCCCTTTACTTTGAAATAGAGGCACAGGCCCGAGGGAATAAGAATTTCTACAGCATGTGGGATGAGCTGGGGCCAAGTTATTTTCAGGTGCATTTGCCAGTAAGAGAACAGACCAGCGCAGAAGGTCACGCCGTCAGAGCGGTTTATTTGTGCTCTGGTATGGCTGATGTAGCTGTAGAATCCGGAGATGAGAGCCTGATTCAGGCGTGCAAGAAGTTGTGGGATAACATAACAACTAAGAGGATGTACATCACAGGTGGTATTGGCTCCATGTCTATAGGTGAAGCCTTTACATTTGACTACGATTTGCCTAACGATACGGCCTATGCTGAGACCTGTGCAGCGGTGGGCCTGGTGTTTTTTGCCCACAGGATGTTGCAGATTGATCCTGACAGGCGTTACGCTGATATTATGGAAAGAGCGTTATACAATTCAGTGATCAGCGGGATGTCATTGGACGGGAAAAAATTCTTCTATGTAAATCCTCTGGAAGTATGGCCTGAGGCGTGTGAGAAGAATAAAGTTAAAGCTCATGTAAAGTACACCAGGCAGCCGTGGTTTGGATGCGCTTGCTGTCCTCCCAATGTAGCCAGGTTATTGACTTCGTTAGGCAAGTATATTTACTCTACAGGGGAAAATGAGTTATATATACACCTGTACGTAGATAGCGAAGTACAGGCGAAAATTACGGAGAAAGAAGTGAAAGTAAAACAGCAAACCCAGTATCCGTGGGATGGCAAAATAGCAATAGATATTTGTGCTGAAAGAGAAGCAGAGTTTACGCTGTTACTGAGGATTCCTGGCTGGTGTAAAGATGCAAAGGTCAGGGTCAATGGAGAAGAGATAGAGATAGGTGCAATGAACAAAGGCTATGTAAGTATAAAGAGAAGATGGGGAAAAGACAGAGTAGAGCTATTGCTATCAATGCCCGTATTAAAGATGAGAGCGAATCCCAATGTAAGGGAAGATGAAGGGAGGGTTGCTGTACAGAGAGGGCCTGTAGTGTACTGCCTAGAGGAAGTGGATAACGGTTCAAACCTGAACAACATAGTGTTGCCAAAAGGAAGTAAATTTGAGGTAGAATACGAAAAAGATCTGTTAAACGGCGTGTGTGTGATAAAGGCAGAGGCAGAGAGAGAAGATTATGGGCCGTGGGGAGAAGAGCTTTACGAGGCAGATGTTAATGTGACGTATAAACCTGTGAGCATAAAATTTATACCGTATTTTGCATGGGCGAACCGAGCGCCAGGCGAAATGATGGTATGGGTGAGGGAAAAGTAA
- a CDS encoding carbohydrate ABC transporter permease — protein sequence MVFSKIKKMNISDVIFDIIVYGLCILIFIVIAYPCYFIVIASVSNANLVATGQVTLYPKGFSLYGYKQIFQDGRIWIGYKNTIIYTVLGTLVNLLFTLPAAYALSRKEFSARRVIMLFFVFTMFFNGGLIPTYLLIKQLHLIDTMWVFIIPFCVNVFNLIITRTFFEESIPKELYEAASLDGCSHFQFFGKIVLPLSKPIIAVMALYYMVGHWNDFFTALIYIKSDNLKPLQIILRDILLVNQVFAEGAGLGGNAGGYAQQYADAVKYGVIIVSTVPILLFYPFIQKYFEKGVMIGSLKG from the coding sequence ATGGTTTTTTCTAAAATTAAGAAAATGAATATATCCGATGTAATATTTGATATTATTGTATATGGACTATGTATTCTGATCTTTATAGTTATTGCTTATCCGTGCTATTTTATAGTTATTGCATCGGTGAGTAACGCGAATCTTGTTGCTACTGGTCAGGTTACATTATACCCCAAAGGCTTCAGCTTGTATGGATATAAACAAATATTTCAAGATGGTAGAATATGGATAGGATATAAGAATACTATTATATATACAGTGCTTGGAACTCTTGTTAATTTACTGTTTACATTACCCGCTGCATATGCTTTATCGAGGAAGGAATTTAGTGCAAGACGCGTTATCATGTTGTTTTTTGTTTTTACAATGTTTTTTAACGGAGGATTAATACCAACGTACTTGTTAATTAAGCAATTACATCTAATTGATACAATGTGGGTATTTATCATACCATTTTGTGTCAACGTCTTTAACCTTATAATAACTCGTACCTTCTTTGAAGAGTCGATTCCAAAAGAGTTATATGAAGCAGCATCATTAGATGGTTGTTCTCATTTCCAATTCTTCGGGAAAATTGTATTACCCCTTTCAAAGCCTATAATCGCAGTTATGGCACTTTATTACATGGTTGGGCACTGGAATGATTTCTTTACAGCTCTTATTTATATCAAAAGTGACAACTTAAAGCCGTTGCAAATTATATTACGTGATATTCTTCTTGTCAACCAGGTCTTTGCAGAGGGTGCTGGATTGGGTGGTAATGCGGGAGGTTATGCCCAACAGTATGCAGATGCGGTTAAATACGGTGTAATTATTGTTTCTACTGTACCAATACTTTTATTCTACCCCTTTATACAAAAGTATTTTGAAAAAGGTGTTATGATTGGATCTTTAAAAGGTTAA
- a CDS encoding extracellular solute-binding protein, protein MKLKGKLALFLVVLIVTSLLAGCKSSKNTSATSNKTSTNQVVHLKAIVVKHALTKDVNKMEWLTKMEKDAGVEITWQQISSDWDQKKGTLLASGDIPDLIIGPGAITDSDFSQFPGLFQDLTPLIEKYAPNIQKMFSEHPELKEMSTQPDGKIYGLPKYQRFWPKTATRQYINKVWLNKLGLKEPTNWDELYNVLLAFKTKDPNGNGKTDEIPMDWAPGTGFFNAQVMLGGEGITLSGPNGFYVDNGVVKNFYIDERYKKLVEFLHKLWSAGLINPEVFTQDYTHYQNLTRSPDAPRVGFTFGWMASDRFGPKWASQYESLPPLKPFADYTGRITWEYDYNSLNYGTNMVVMSAKCKNKEAAMKFIDQFYNPVNSIQVLFGSIGPNIRDNGDGSYTVLPPKDPNMDAGTWKWTSTLADNGPMYISDSIKLKLPSDPGNVIAETKVLDPYLNQIDPKKDVWPGIYIKFNSADNMRIATLQTNLNNLTYSKWSQWIVKGGIDKEWNSYIEQCKKAGLDEITKIMQKYYDKWKAANN, encoded by the coding sequence ATGAAATTGAAAGGAAAATTGGCTTTATTTCTTGTTGTGCTAATCGTTACATCTTTGCTTGCAGGATGTAAAAGCAGCAAAAATACCAGTGCGACTTCCAATAAAACTTCTACGAATCAGGTAGTGCATTTGAAAGCGATTGTTGTTAAACATGCGCTTACTAAGGATGTTAATAAAATGGAATGGCTTACAAAAATGGAGAAGGATGCTGGCGTTGAAATTACATGGCAGCAAATTTCCAGTGACTGGGATCAAAAGAAAGGTACATTACTTGCCAGCGGTGATATACCTGATTTAATCATTGGGCCAGGAGCAATTACAGACAGCGACTTTTCGCAGTTTCCGGGACTTTTTCAAGATTTAACTCCGCTTATCGAAAAGTATGCTCCGAATATTCAGAAAATGTTTTCTGAACATCCTGAGCTTAAGGAGATGTCAACACAACCTGACGGCAAAATTTATGGTCTCCCTAAGTACCAAAGGTTTTGGCCTAAGACTGCTACCAGACAATATATAAATAAAGTTTGGCTTAATAAATTGGGTTTGAAGGAGCCTACGAACTGGGACGAACTTTATAATGTACTCCTAGCTTTTAAGACGAAAGATCCAAATGGCAATGGTAAGACCGACGAAATCCCCATGGATTGGGCCCCAGGTACAGGATTTTTTAATGCTCAGGTTATGCTCGGTGGTGAGGGCATTACTCTTTCAGGTCCGAATGGGTTTTATGTAGATAATGGTGTAGTAAAGAATTTTTATATTGACGAACGTTACAAAAAGTTAGTTGAATTCTTGCATAAACTTTGGAGTGCTGGTCTTATTAATCCAGAAGTTTTTACTCAAGATTATACTCACTATCAAAATCTTACACGTTCCCCAGATGCGCCTAGAGTTGGTTTTACCTTTGGTTGGATGGCTTCTGATAGATTTGGTCCTAAGTGGGCTTCACAATATGAATCATTGCCTCCTTTAAAGCCATTTGCTGATTATACGGGTAGGATAACATGGGAGTATGATTATAACAGTCTTAACTATGGTACTAATATGGTTGTAATGTCTGCAAAATGCAAAAATAAGGAAGCCGCCATGAAGTTTATTGATCAATTCTATAATCCAGTTAATAGTATTCAGGTACTGTTTGGATCTATTGGCCCTAATATACGTGACAATGGAGACGGATCATATACTGTATTACCACCCAAAGATCCTAATATGGATGCAGGTACATGGAAATGGACTAGCACATTAGCTGATAATGGTCCTATGTATATATCAGATTCAATTAAACTCAAGCTTCCATCCGATCCAGGTAATGTTATAGCTGAAACCAAAGTTCTTGATCCTTATTTAAATCAAATTGATCCTAAAAAAGATGTATGGCCTGGTATATATATCAAGTTTAATAGTGCTGATAACATGAGAATTGCAACCTTACAGACCAACTTAAATAACTTAACTTACTCAAAATGGTCTCAGTGGATAGTTAAGGGAGGTATTGACAAAGAATGGAATTCTTATATTGAACAGTGTAAGAAGGCTGGTCTAGATGAGATCACAAAAATTATGCAAAAATATTACGATAAATGGAAAGCAGCAAATAACTAA
- the arfA gene encoding arabinosylfuranosidase ArfA codes for MDKKAKMILDKDYKIGDIDNRIYGSFIEHLGRAVYGGIYQPDHPEADDMGFRKDVIDLVKELKVPIVRYPGGNFVSGYNWEDGIGPKEKRPRRLELAWRSIETNEVGVNEFVQWAKRVNADVMMAVNLGTRGADEARNLVEYCNHPGGTYWSDLRKTHGYDEPHNIKVWCLGNEMDGPWQICHKTAQEYGRLACETAKVMKLVDPSIELVACGSSNSKMPTFGEWEATVLDYTYEYVDYVSLHTYYGNQEDDIGNYLAKSLDMDEFIKSVVSICDYIKAKKRSNKTINLSFDEWNVWFHSHEADKKVQPWTVAPPLLEDVYTFEDALLVGCMLITLLKHADRVKIACLAQLVNVIAPIMTDNNGGAWRQTIYYPYLHASNYGRGTSLKAVISSPVYDSKDFSDVPLLEAAAVLSESGNELTIFAVNRDQQDSLLLECEIRGFEGYRVVEHIVLENEDLKATNTKENPFNVVPHSNGKAAIEDGVVKASLPRLSWNVIRLAKKN; via the coding sequence ATGGACAAAAAAGCAAAGATGATTTTAGACAAGGATTATAAGATTGGTGACATCGACAATCGCATATACGGTTCCTTTATTGAGCATCTGGGAAGGGCAGTGTACGGGGGTATTTACCAGCCCGACCATCCCGAGGCAGACGATATGGGCTTTCGCAAGGACGTCATAGATCTAGTCAAAGAGCTAAAAGTGCCGATTGTGCGCTATCCCGGAGGAAACTTTGTCTCAGGCTACAATTGGGAAGACGGAATAGGCCCAAAAGAAAAAAGACCCCGCAGGTTAGAGCTGGCGTGGAGATCCATCGAGACCAACGAAGTAGGCGTCAATGAATTCGTACAGTGGGCAAAGCGGGTCAATGCTGATGTGATGATGGCAGTGAATCTGGGTACACGGGGAGCGGATGAGGCGCGCAATCTGGTGGAATATTGCAATCACCCTGGTGGGACCTATTGGAGTGATCTCAGGAAAACCCACGGATACGACGAACCCCATAACATAAAGGTATGGTGTTTGGGCAATGAGATGGATGGCCCATGGCAGATATGCCATAAAACCGCTCAGGAATACGGCCGTCTTGCGTGTGAGACCGCAAAGGTTATGAAACTGGTGGACCCTTCCATAGAGCTGGTAGCCTGCGGCAGCTCCAACAGCAAAATGCCCACGTTTGGAGAGTGGGAAGCGACGGTCCTTGATTACACCTATGAATACGTGGACTATGTTTCGCTGCACACATACTACGGCAATCAGGAAGACGATATAGGCAATTATTTAGCCAAGTCACTGGATATGGATGAGTTTATAAAATCAGTGGTGTCTATTTGCGATTACATAAAAGCAAAAAAGAGGAGCAACAAGACAATCAATCTGTCCTTTGACGAGTGGAATGTATGGTTCCATTCCCACGAAGCTGACAAAAAGGTACAGCCGTGGACCGTAGCACCACCGCTTCTGGAGGACGTGTACACCTTTGAGGACGCGCTGCTTGTAGGATGCATGCTGATAACCTTGCTAAAACACGCAGATAGAGTAAAGATAGCCTGCCTGGCGCAGCTTGTAAATGTGATCGCGCCTATAATGACGGACAACAACGGAGGAGCATGGCGTCAGACCATTTACTATCCTTATCTCCACGCATCCAATTACGGCAGAGGCACGTCGTTGAAAGCCGTCATTTCATCTCCGGTATATGACAGCAAGGATTTTAGTGATGTGCCGTTGCTGGAGGCGGCGGCTGTGTTAAGCGAAAGCGGCAATGAGCTTACGATATTTGCGGTAAATAGAGATCAACAGGATTCTTTGCTGTTGGAGTGCGAGATAAGGGGTTTTGAAGGTTATAGGGTGGTAGAGCACATAGTGCTTGAGAATGAGGATCTGAAGGCTACCAATACAAAGGAGAATCCGTTTAACGTCGTACCCCATAGCAATGGCAAGGCGGCAATCGAGGATGGGGTAGTAAAAGCGTCTTTACCCAGGTTATCCTGGAATGTCATTCGCCTTGCAAAAAAGAATTAG
- a CDS encoding alpha-N-arabinofuranosidase: MTEVIINTDIKKGKINKNIYGHFAEHLGRCIYGGFWVGKDSEIPNINGIRKDVVEALRELKIPVLRWPGGCFADEYHWKDGIGPYESRPKRINVHWGGVVENNHFGTHEFLELCELLGAEPYICGNVGSGTIQEMREWIEYITFDGDSTMANLRAANGRTKPWKLKYFGVGNESWGCGGNMRPEYYADLYRRYSTYIRDFSGNKIFKIACGPNGDDYNWTEVLMREAGRFMDGLSLHYYTIPGDFWLGKGSATDFDEDEWFITMKKALRIDEIITRHSVIMDRYDPEKRVALVVDEWGTWYDVEPGTNPGFLYQQNTMRDALVAGIHFNIFHKHCDRVRMANIAQTINVLQAVILTEGSKMVLTPTYHVFNMYKVHQDAELLDLDIKAPEYRCAGESIPQVTATASMDNEGKIHISLCNLNPKEPAIIECELRGEKKTKVTGIILTANEMNAHNTFESPEKVVPQYFDGASITDNKIKVLLPAMSVVTLELA, encoded by the coding sequence ATGACTGAAGTTATTATAAACACCGATATAAAGAAAGGCAAAATAAATAAAAATATTTATGGTCATTTTGCTGAGCATTTAGGAAGATGTATATATGGAGGTTTTTGGGTAGGAAAGGATTCAGAAATACCCAACATAAATGGAATCCGCAAAGATGTTGTTGAAGCTCTAAGGGAGTTAAAAATTCCTGTTTTAAGATGGCCTGGTGGGTGTTTTGCCGATGAATATCACTGGAAAGACGGAATAGGGCCCTATGAGTCGCGACCTAAAAGGATCAATGTACATTGGGGAGGTGTGGTAGAGAATAATCACTTTGGAACCCATGAGTTTCTTGAGCTGTGTGAGCTCTTAGGGGCAGAGCCGTATATATGCGGTAATGTAGGAAGTGGAACAATACAGGAAATGAGAGAATGGATAGAATATATAACCTTTGACGGAGATTCCACTATGGCGAATTTAAGAGCAGCTAATGGGAGGACAAAGCCATGGAAGCTTAAATATTTTGGAGTTGGAAATGAGAGTTGGGGATGCGGGGGGAATATGCGCCCTGAGTACTATGCTGATCTTTATCGCAGATATTCAACTTATATAAGAGACTTTAGCGGAAATAAGATTTTCAAAATAGCTTGTGGGCCTAATGGTGATGACTATAATTGGACGGAAGTGCTCATGAGAGAAGCAGGGAGATTTATGGACGGACTAAGTTTACATTACTATACCATACCTGGTGATTTCTGGTTAGGAAAAGGTTCAGCTACCGATTTCGATGAAGACGAGTGGTTTATAACCATGAAGAAAGCTTTGCGCATAGACGAGATTATTACAAGGCATTCAGTTATTATGGATAGATATGATCCTGAAAAGCGAGTGGCATTAGTCGTGGATGAATGGGGAACGTGGTATGATGTGGAGCCTGGTACAAACCCTGGATTTCTCTATCAGCAAAATACAATGCGGGATGCTTTAGTTGCTGGTATACATTTTAATATATTCCATAAACACTGCGATAGAGTTAGGATGGCAAATATTGCTCAGACTATTAACGTACTGCAGGCGGTTATTCTTACGGAAGGTTCAAAGATGGTACTTACCCCAACTTATCATGTGTTCAATATGTACAAAGTTCATCAAGATGCAGAGTTATTGGATTTGGACATTAAAGCGCCTGAATATAGATGTGCAGGTGAAAGTATTCCTCAAGTAACTGCAACGGCTTCGATGGATAATGAGGGGAAAATACATATTTCATTGTGCAATCTAAATCCAAAAGAACCTGCAATTATTGAGTGTGAGCTTAGAGGAGAAAAGAAAACTAAAGTAACAGGAATAATATTAACCGCAAATGAAATGAATGCCCATAATACATTTGAAAGTCCGGAGAAGGTAGTGCCGCAGTATTTTGATGGAGCGAGTATAACAGACAATAAAATTAAAGTATTACTTCCGGCGATGTCAGTGGTCACATTAGAACTGGCATAA